One stretch of Flexistipes sp. DNA includes these proteins:
- a CDS encoding AEC family transporter: protein MEFLLIFNKSILPIFLILSIAFIYYRIFKPNIKDIANITLTVLAPIMTFEALVKYNISPEALILPIIFAFLLTFGLMAAAYGCYYIFRLNSSQKIPLVLAASMMNTGNFGLPLIFFTYGTDAKVYSIIYFIAFSIPLSTIAIYISSDKSRIPDILIDILKIPIFHGMIAALLLNFMGINLPSSIDKSLALVSQAAIPMMIFVLGLQLSSIKIEFGFIKVIGIATFLRLIVSPVLAFLMLKMLNIHSLEQNVALLQTSGPVAVLTLLYAIRFNRSPHLMSAIIFVTTFVSGITLTVLIKLI, encoded by the coding sequence TCAAACCCAATATCAAGGATATAGCAAATATTACACTAACAGTCCTGGCACCAATAATGACCTTTGAAGCACTTGTAAAGTATAACATCAGTCCAGAAGCTCTAATCCTGCCGATAATTTTTGCATTTCTACTGACTTTCGGATTAATGGCAGCTGCTTATGGCTGTTATTACATATTCAGACTGAATTCTTCTCAGAAAATACCATTAGTCCTTGCAGCTTCCATGATGAATACAGGTAATTTCGGCCTGCCTTTGATTTTTTTCACATACGGAACAGATGCTAAAGTATATTCAATAATATATTTTATAGCTTTCAGTATCCCACTAAGCACAATTGCTATTTATATCAGCAGCGATAAATCCAGGATTCCTGACATTTTGATAGATATCCTTAAAATACCTATTTTTCATGGAATGATAGCCGCACTCCTGCTTAACTTTATGGGAATCAACTTGCCTTCAAGCATAGACAAAAGTCTTGCTCTGGTCAGTCAGGCTGCAATTCCCATGATGATTTTTGTACTCGGCTTACAGCTTTCTTCAATAAAAATAGAGTTCGGTTTTATCAAAGTTATAGGAATTGCCACATTTCTACGCCTCATAGTATCTCCTGTACTTGCTTTCTTGATGCTTAAAATGTTAAATATCCACTCTCTCGAACAAAATGTAGCCCTTTTACAGACTTCCGGTCCTGTTGCCGTGCTCACCCTGCTTTATGCAATCAGGTTTAACAGGTCGCCTCACCTCATGTCTGCAATTATTTTTGTAACAACTTTTGTTTCCGGAATTACACTGACAGTTCTGATAAAACTGATTTAA